The bacterium genomic sequence GACCGCGGGCAGCGTGCTGTCGGCCTGGTCAGGTTGCAGTATCAACCGGATCGAGGGCCCGTATTCAATGCGGACCTCATATAAATAAGGCAGATATGATGGATTCGCGTATATCAGTATGGCCTGGTATTGCAGGTACCGGGAATCTAGACTGTCGGCGATATCGTCGTTTTTGGCCAGCGAATCCCAGCCGCTCCAGGTTGAGTCCGGAACCGGCGAATCGCCGCTGCGCACGTACATGACGATATTCGATCCCGAAGGCAGGCTATCGTCCCAGTCAATGATCCCCCACCTGACTTCTTCTCCGGCATCGAACACCGAAGAAACGTAATCCTCATTGTATTGACGGTTATAGACATTGCCGATCTCACGGAACATGGCATGGTGATCGCCATCGCCGGCAAATGCAAAACTGGAAGTGTAGTTTGGACCCCAGAAAATGGGACTATTTCCATACCTATTATTTACGTATATATCGTATGCATTATCGCCATTAAGATCCGCGGTGAATCCACCCGTAGCCTCAACAGCATATCCGAAAACAAGTGTGTTACTGTCAGAAAAACCGGAAGCTGATCCCCAGTAAATTATTGACGGTGTTCCGGCTCGGAAAAAGGTCAGATCCAGATACCCGTCGCGGTTGATATCGCATGCACACGAACCGCCGTAAGTCGAACCCGTGTTAAGAGACTGATATGAACCATAACCGGAAGCGCTGCCATAATAAATAAACGAACCGGATCCGCTGACCGACGTGAATACCAGATCAAGGTAATTGTCGCCATTGAAATCGGCGACGGTTGCTCCATGAGGAGTGCTGGCAGGTGCCGGAAGTGCAGTCATATCCCCGGTTGAATAACCGCTTATGCTTCCCCAATAAATGTAATTTTCAGAGCCATAATTATTAACGAAAATGATATCATAATATCCGTCGCGGTTCAGGTCGGCGACTTCTGTATTATGAGCGCCATACTCGTTTGGCAGATCGATGCGATTACTCCATGAATAACCGGCGGCACTACCCCAAAAAATTGAACCCGTATTATCGTTCACAGTCGTACCGCAGATGATATCGATATAACCGTCTCGGTTTAAATCCGCGGTATAACAGACTTCGTTACTGATCATGGAAATATTGGTACTGTTGCCAGGATTGAACCCGCTTGCCGAACCCCAATATATGGCAAGCCGAGAAGACGCATTACCATGGGATACGATAAAATCCGGCCAATTATCGAAATTTAGATCACCGCCGTTGCAATTGCCTGAACCATTAGAAGGGAAACTGTACTTATTGCTGTTGGAATATCCGCTGCCACTTCCCCAACAAATGGAAATACCACTGGGGTTGGAGAGGAACAGATCAATAAAACCATCGTTGTTCAGGTCAAAACGGGAAGTAAATTCCACGGTGCCACCTAAGCGCTGCGAACCGTAAATATTCACTTCATATTGTCCATCGCGGAAATCATCCTGAGTGGTCTCGACCCATGTACCCTGAGCGAACAGCCAATGAAGTAATATGCTGCCGATTATCCCGAAGTGTTTCAAGGTACTAACAGTATTATCTTCTTGCGCAAATAACTTTCAGACTGCCTTACTTCGACAAAGTAAACGCCCTGCGGCAATTTCTCGCCATTATCATCACGACCGGACCACGAAAGTGTATGCCGCCCCTTTTCATGATCTTTTTCAAGCATTGAAGCAACACACTGGCCAGAATTGTTATAGATCCTCAGTGCGATATCCTCGCCTTCTTTCATAAAATAGCAATTAATATTGACGCACCCAACAGCCGGATTAGGCACGATGTGGACCTGTGGCCTTGTTATTTGACGACATTGGTGCTCTTTGACTGCAGACTCACCGATCGAGATCCTGGTTTCATACAAACAGGGTAAAAAACACGGATCCGCGTATGAGAATACGGCCTTGTATTGGGCAAAACGAGCATTGAGCGAATCAGGGATTGAATCGCCGTTACTGAGTACTATCCATCCAGACCATAGCATATCGGGATTTGGTGTGTCACCAGTCCTGATGTTGAACGAGATCGCGCTGCCGGCCGGCAAGCTGTCATCCCATTCAACAGTGCCCCAGTTGGCGATCCCATTAGCGTCATAAATGGAAGAGATGTAATCTTCTCTATAGGTCCGATCATAGGTATTGCCGATTTCCTTGAATCGGCTATGGTTATCCCGTATATTCGCAACCGAGTCGCACATAGCGAAATTCGATCCGTAACATATGTAGTCATAGCTTCCAACACTATAGTTGCACAACAGGACGTCCAGGTGATCATCACGATTAAAATCAGCGATCAATGCTCCGCTGCAATCAATGGACCTGCCCATCGGCGAACGGTTCGCATCAGTGAACCCGGTAGCCGATCCCCAATAAATATACGGGAATTCCTGAAAACCATAGCCCTTAAGAAACAATATATCAAGGTATCCGTCATTATCAAGGTCTGCAGTTGTCGCCCCGCCAAGACAATGTCCCGGGTGGAGTTTTGCAGATAATAAAAATTGGATTGAATCATAATAATAGACGTATGCGGAATCTCCGTCGTTCCATACCGGTATCACGATATCAAGATAACCGTTGTTATCAAAATCTGCGATCGCAGGACCGCGTGGCGTACCGGAAGGGCGGGCGAGATCGGTGCGGTTCGTAGGAGTATAGCCTTGTGGGCTACCCCAAAAAAGATATGCACAGTTATTTCCATTAATGTTGAGTAAGTCAAGCCAGCTGTCTTTATTGAAATCAGCGGCCTCCAGATGATTTATACCATTAAAGCTGGGGAACGTATCTGCCCCGATTATCGATCCGGTCTGGCTAAGGTAGAATATCACTCCTATACCACTGCTGTACCGACCGATGGCCAAATCGATACGGCCATCCTTGTTAAAATCATTAAGATAGCAACTCTCATTCCATGAAGGAACGGTATAATCTATGTAACTCGATGGATCAGGTCCGGTTGGACTTCCCCAGAACATTCTGACTATTGATGAACCCGCGCCGGGATCAGTACAAAACAATTCGGGATACCCGTCCAAATTTACATCAGAAACCTCGCATCCCTGGGCGCCATTGACCGGGTATTCAGTTCGCACCAAATACCCGATTGTGCTGCCCCAGTATATATATGATATGCTCGATTGCTCATTGCATACGACGATATCCAGATATCCATCGCCGTTCAAATCCCACCTTGACACGAACTCTACAGCTCCCCCATTGTAGATAGATGCGTACAGGTTGCCTTCGAACCAACCATCCCTAAAGTCGCTCTGCGTGGTCTCGATCCATGTGGTCTGACAAAAAATCAAAAAAACAACAAGCATTCCATCTCCTTATAGCACCCGTCTTATTAACTTTAAAAATAAAGGATTGAAGTTATTTAAATATGACGACCTTTTCCGTAACCTTTGTTCCTGAATCCTGAACCTCCAGCATGTACACACCAGCTGGCACGGTGCGGCCGGCATTATCCTTGCGATCCCATACGATCCTGTTCTCAGTAGGTCGGTTACCCTCGATCGACAGATCGCGTACCAGTTCACCCAGAAGATTGAAGATCTTCACCGCTACCGGGCGCTGGGAAACAGGAGTCAGGCTGATCGCTGTGCGATCCTGGAAAGGATTGGGCGTGCACCTGATGCGGATCAGATCGAGATCAAGGACGCGAACCGTATCACAACCATAAAAAGAGGTCCCGTTATACAGCTGCCCGGTCACGTTGAACGGCACTGCCGGACCGGTGCCAACACCGGTCAGATCCTGCACATTGAACTTCGCCACCAGAAATCCAGGAGTGACTTCACAGAAGACAGCGTGCGCACCTTCGCAGGTAATTGTCGACCCATTTATGTCGCCGGGATTATAGCCAGCAGGCAGTGTGATGCAAGCCGAAAATTTTCCCTGACTTTTCAGGTTGATCGTTTCCGGTTCGATCCTTATGTTGGCGGCAATAGTACCCGCGCCGCAATAGAAAATGCGTACTTCTTGAAGGTTCGGCAAACATGCCGGAGTTGAAAATCCGAGTCTCATCCGATATTGCAGGTACCTGGCATTCAAGCATTCCGGGATCAATGTTCCATATCTTACCTCACACCAATCGCTCCACGAGCCGTCGGGCGTTGCGGTATTCCCTGTCCGTACGTAGAACGTCAGGACTGAACCCGCTGGAGTCTCAGCATCCCACTCGGCCCGGTCCCAATCGACAATGGTCCCGGCGTCGAATATGCTGGAACAATAATCCTCGTAGTACTGCCGGTCATATGTATTGCCGACTTCGCGGAACATGGCATGGTGATCGCCGTTCGTGGGCATGGTGAAGGAAGTGGTGTAACCGGGACCCCAGAAGATCTGGCTGCTGCCTTCATAATTCTCAACGAACACGTCCAGCGCGCAATCGCTGTTGAGATCCGCTATGAATCCACCTGATCCGCTTATATATGACCCAAATTCCCATTTATTCGTCTCGGAAAATCCACTTGCCGAACCCCAATAGACGACCGGTTTGTTCCCGGTCCGGCCTCTGAAAAAGACGATATCGACAAAGCCGTCCGCGTTGAAATCCACGGCCGATGATCCGCCGTAGCAACTTCCTGGATTCAGCAGCTGGTAATTCTGGTAGCCGTTCTCGCTGCCCCAGAAAACATACGCGCCGTTAGAAAAGACGGCGGTAAATACGATATCAAGCCAGCCATCATTGTTGAAATCGGCCACGGTCGTGCCATGAGGTATCGACACGCCCGGGAGATTGAGAGTTGTTCGATTCGCAGATGAAAACCCATTTGAACTACCCCAGTAAATATAATTGTAAGAAGCATTATTATTCACGATGATCAGGTCGATCCAACCATCCTTGTTCAGATCGGACGCCTCAAAATTATGCGCCCCGTACACGGACGGCAGGTCCTGCCGGTTCGTTGATGAATATCCATTGGGACCGCCCCAGTAAATGGAGCTCGTGGAAAAATTGAGCGAAGTAGCAACGCAGATGTCAAGGTATCCGTCCTTATTAAGGTCGGATACATACAGGGCTTCGTTCGTCACGGTCGGTATACTGAAGTTGTTCGTATAGGTATAACCGCTCGGCGTGCCCCAGTATATCACGAGCCGGGCGTCGCCATTGCCGTAACTGGCAATGAACTCGGGATAGCCGTCATTGTTCAGATCGGCGCCTTCGCATCCGCCCGTGCCGTCGCTCGCAAAAGAGATCTTATTGCTCAATGAGTAGCCCTGACCGCTTCCCCAGTAAATGGAGATCGCAGATGACGAGCTTGAAAAGATATCAATGTATCCGTCATTGTTAAGATCATAGCGTGGTACATATTCAACCGTGCCGCCGGCAGCGTGCGAAGCATACAACGTGGTGTTAAAGATCCCATCCTGGAAATCTTCGGTTGTAGTTTCAATCCAGACATTGCCGGCATCTGCGATCGAGAAAATAACGACCACCAACAAAAACGCATATTTACTTATCTTCATGTTTCCTCCTCAACTGAAACAACTATCTCTATATATTATTATACTACTTTCATGCTCATTGTCAAGTGAACATTTGTTTACATCTTTCGATTTTCTTTGGACTTGATTTTAAGCTCATTTAAACTATAATGGAGGAATGAAAAAAAGTATTAAGTTTTACAATGAAAAGTATCATTTTGAAGAAGACTTTCATATAGGTATAGATAACAAAAGAATAGCAAAGTATTTTACAGATATAGAATTCAAAAAAAATCAAAAATATCTGGATATAGGATGTGGAGTTGGCTGGTCATTAAAATACTGTATAAATAAAGGCACTATTCCTTTTGGCGTTGACATATCAATCAGATCTCTTGAACTGACGAAAAGAATATTAAATTTTAATCCATATCTGGTTTTAGCCGATGGTCAATCATTACCTTTTATAAGCGAAAGCTTCGATCTAGTGTCAGCCCTAGGAACACTCGAGCACTTCGATTCTCCCAAGAAAGGATTAGAGGAAATAAATCGCGTCATTAAAAAAAATGGGCAGGTAATTATTGTCGTTCCCAATTCCTATGGAATTCTCAACAAACTTGGATTATACAAGGGCACAGAACAGGAACAGGAAATGATGGCTACTATCACCGAGTGGGTTAGATATATTCAGCACAGTGGCTTCGAAATTCACAGCATTAAAAAAGATATCGGGCCTAGAGTTTTAAAGAATAAAAATCTATTTGGAATAATAAAACGCTTTCTACTGAAAATTACAGTTTTTCTACCAACCGCATTTGCATATTGTTTTATTTTTTCGATAAAAAAACAGACCGATAAGCATTAACACAGTCAATGAGTAAAATCATAAAAAAAACGTTCCAAATATTGGTTATATTAACAATCTTCATCTTTCTAATCCGCAATTTAATATTAAATTGGATAAAAATACCTTTTAAGGATCTTCATTTTAATCCTTTCATGTTATTTTTGTCTTATATTTTTTTAACAATTCATTTTATTATCTATGTTTTCAGTTGGAAAGCACTTTTGAAAAAATTAAATGTAATCGTAGGTTTTGCTAACTCATTTTGGATGATAGCAACATCGCAAATAGCAAAGTATTTACCCGGCGGCATTTGGTATGCAGTAGGCCGCATCTATTTGGCCAAAAAGGAAAAACTGGCAGGTGAAAATACTACTATCAGCGTGATATTAGAAACCTGTCTGATTATGATAGCCGGTATCGTGATTTTTTTTCTACTATTATTAACCAAATCAGTAAACATAAAAATAAATGTCATTTATATAATTATTGTTCTTCTTATTTCATTGGTTCTACTTCATCCATATTTATTGACAGTAATTATTAATATTTTTCTTAAGCTTATAAAAAAACCAACCGTGAAATTTAATATAAGCTATTGGAGCTTAATTAAGTTGTCATCATTTTTTCTTAGTTTCTGGATAGCTCAAATACTGGGTTTCTATTTTTTAATTTGCTCAATATATCCACTTCCACTGACAATGATATTTGCAGTTGCCGTGGCATATATCTTATCATGGACCATTGGCTTTATTGCAATCTTTGCACCCGGCGGGCTGGGAATCCGGGAAGGTACGATGACCTTGTATTTATCGACCATTATGCCCTTACCGGTTGCGATCGCGATCAGCCTGATCTCCCGGATCTGGATCACTGTGTTCGAAGTCATTGTCTTTTTTATGGGCCTCATAATCCAGAAAAACACGAAGAAAAGAGCAAATACCGAATAAATAAACGGAACAAGTTTTTCTTTTTTTGCCAGGCTGTCTTGACTGTCAACGTGAAATCACTATACTTACGCCGTGAGCAGAAAGCACAAAAGAATACCGGTTGCAGCACCTTCCCCTAAAACACCATCAACCCTTATCGAACGGTACTGGAACCTGTTGTTCATTATTCTTTTTGCATTACTGCCATTTTTTTACTTTTTTTCTTTCCTGTCCCCGGGAATAATGATTGGAGGATCGGATTACCTGATCGGCGGATATCCTTTCGAAAAATGGACGCTCGGACAAAGTGAAATGCCCCTGTGGTACCCGCATGTGTTCAGCGGTTATCCAGTGCTGGGACAGCCGGTCGGCGGCCCGCTTGCCCCTCTCGCCCAGCTGCGGCACATAGTTCCGCCGCAGGTTGCCTTAACCCTGAGCTTCATGCTGATGCTCTTCGCCGCCGCACTTGGCACTTACCATTATTTAAAAGCTTTAGGCATATCAAAGTACGCGGCTGCTTTTGGCGCCATCGCCTATCAGTTCGCGGGCAATCTGGCATCCGCCCCTATGGCCGGGCACCTGGGACGCGCCTCGAGCATTGCGCTATTTCCTTTCATGCTGTATTTTATCCACAAGGCTCTGGAGACTAAAAAATTATCTTATTTCATGATATTCAGCCTGATCACGGCATTGGCTTTTTATGAAGGGCATTTTCAGCTCACCTATTATGCTTTACTTACGATAGCGGGCTATGTGATCTATTATCTGATCGCAAATAGAAAAAATATCCGGAAACACGAACTTATAAAGGTTTTGGGATACGGCCTGTGTTCCATCGTAATGATCGCCGCATTAATGGCGGTCGTGTGGTTGCCGGTCTTGAACAGCCTTAAGCTCGTTGCCCGCGGATCAGCTCGGGGCTACGAGTATGCAATAAGCTGGGCCCTGCCGCCGCTGGAACTCATAGACCTGATGGTCCCGACATTTTCAGGCATCCTCGATAATTACTGGGGATCAAATGCCTTCAAGCTGCATACCGAATATTTCGGCGTAATCGTATTGCTGATGGCCGTCATGACCGTCATCCTGTATTGGCGAAAACCATATATCAAATTCTTCGCGTTCTTAGCCCTCGCTTCCATCCTCGTGTCGATCGGCGGGTCAACGCCGTTCTTTAAAATGGCATATTACGTGATCCCCCTGTTCAAATTAACCCGCGCGCCGGCCCTGGCATTTTATCTAGCCGTCTTCAGTTTCATTTGCATCAGCAGCATTGGTTTCGACAATATTTTTCAAAAAAAAGAACTATCCAAACGTCAATTTTTAATATCCGCGCTCTCGACCATCATCATCTTCATACTAATGCTCTTGATCTTTACGCCGATCGGCAAAAATATAGCGGCGTCGAGAGAAAAATTATTTGAAGATAATCTGGGCCGGTTATATCAAGGTGCCGCCTGGTCGCTGATAATTATCGCGGTCTGTCTCTCGTTGATCTACGCGGGCATACGAAGATCCTTCAAGATCAGTATTAGCGCGCTGATTTTGATAATATTAAGCCTTTCTACCCAACTGTTCATTGTCCGGAAATTTTTACCCAAGGCTCCCGCGCCAGAAAAATACTACGCCGTCGATGATGTCTCAAGGTTCATAAAAAAAGACAGTTCGATATACCGCGTGTTCCCCTGTGTTTTTCCAACCCCTTACGGGGACGTAGGATATGCCCACGCCAAGGATGCTTACCTTCTATACCAGGGCATTCAAAGCGCCGGCGGATACGCGCCGAACCCGTTACAGAGATACCAGGATCTTATCGGTGCCGGGGCCAGCGTCATGTTCGTTCCGATCCGTCTTTATCAGTATCCGGCGCTGATCGACATGCTTAATCTCAAATACCTGATCGCGGCGAACCTCCCTGCCGACATGAGCGCATATGATCCAGGTATTCAACGCACGGTCCAGCCAATTAAAATTTTTCTAGCTAAATACCGGCCCGTTTTCGCCGGGAACCAATATTCAGTGTACCAGAACGACAGCGTGCTGCCGCGTGCCTATGTCGTCGGTGATTTTGAAACGATGGAAGCAACCGAAGTGCTGAACCGGCTGGGATCGGAATCGTTCGACCGTTACTCATCGGTCGTGCTCGAAGAAGATCCCGGTGTTCCGCACCCGCCCGCAAAAGACCGCTACGTCGCGGCCGATATCAAGGACTATACAGCTAATAAAGTGGTATGCGAAACGAACAGCCCGTTCGCTGGTTTTCTTGTGCTGGCCGATAACTGGCATCCGGACTGGAAGGTCTTTGTGGACGGTCAGGAAAGCAAGTTATACCGCGCCAATTACACGTTCCGCGCGGTCCGTGTTGAGGCCGGCAAGCACGAAGTTACCTTCGCATATAGATCATATTATTTCGCCCTGGGCAGTGTCATCACGCTTATCGGGATCGCGATCATTCTCGCGATCTTCTTGCCGCGGCTGCTCTGGCTGCTGGTATCACGGAGCGGTGCCTTACTGCGGAACCGTACGCCGCAACCGCCGCCTTAAACGAAAGGATGAAATCACACGGAGTTATTATGAAAAAAAATAAGATCTACATCAAGTTAACGGACACATACAGCGCCAACAACTACCATCCCCTGCCGGTCGTCCTGTGCCGCGGCCGGGGAGCATGGGTATGGGACGTGGAAGGAAAAAAATATCTTGATATGCTCAGCGCCTATTCGGCGCTGAACCAGGGGCACTGCCATCCCCGCATTCTTCGCGCCATGACCGGCCAGGCAAAGCGCATAACGCTGACATCCCGCGCGTTCCACAATGACCAGATGGGTTTGTTTCTAAAGAAACTATGCACGCTTGCCGGGTACGAAAAAGCGCTGCCCATGAACTCGGGCGCCGAGGCCGTGGAGACCGCGATCAAGGTCGCGCGCAAATGGGGATATTACAGGAAACGGATACCGCGCGACCGGGCCGAGATCATCGTATGCAGAAATAATTTCCATGGACGCACGACCATGATCGTCGGCTTTTCGTCCGAAGCCCAGTACCGTGACGGTTTCGGACCGTTCACGCGGGGCTTTAAGATGATCCCATTTAACGACCCGGCCGCCCTCAAGGCGGCGATCACCAGGAACACGGCCGCTTTTCTAATGGAACCGATCCAGGGCGAAGGCGGCGTGCTGGTACCTGATAAAGGTTATCTAAAGGAATGTTTCGCGATCTGCCGGCGTGAACGCGTGCTGTTCATAGCCGACGAGATCCAGACCGGACTGGGCAGGACGGGCCGGCTCTTTGCCTTCAACTACGAGCATATCCGGCCCGATATCGTCATCATCGGCAAGGCGCTGAGCGGAGGTTTTTATCCGGTTTCCGCCATTGTCTGCGACAACGCCATCATGAACGTTCTCAAACCAGGCGACCACGGTTCGACGTTCGGCGGCAACCCGCTGGCGGCCGCGATCGGAACCGCCGCGCTGGATGTCATCGTCCGTGAAAAGCTGCCGGAACGCGCGTATACGATGGGTAATGAATTCATGGCCGAACTCCGAAAGATCAAAAGCCCGGTCATAAAAGAGGTCCGGGGCAAGGGTTTGCTGATCGGGGTCGAGCTCACGAAGAAAGCGCGCCCTTACTGTGAATCGCTCATGAAACAGGGGATCCTCGCCAAGGAAACCCACGACCTGGTCGTCAGATTCGCGCCGCCTTTGGTCATCAGTAAAAAGGAACTGGCCTGGGCTTTACCCAGGATAAAGAAAGTGTTGTTGTCTCATCCGCGTTAAACGTAGAATATACCGTCAAAGATCAGATTCACCGGGCCTTCGAGATAAAGCTTATCTTTCATTGTCGCCAGCAGCTCTCCGCCTTTCGTCTTGCAGACGACCGGGGACTGAGTGATGAATAGTTTTGTGGCGATGTAAGCGGAAGCCAGCACGCCGCTGCCGCAGGACATTGTTTCCGCTTCGATCCCGCGCTCGTAGGTCCTGATGAAAAGATGCCTCGCCTCTTCTTTCACGAAATTGACGTTGGTGCCATCAGGCTTGAACTGTTTGTGATTCCGGACCACCCTGCCCAGTTCCTCCACGTTGAGCTTGTCGTAGGAGTCAACGAAGATCACGCAATGCGGCACGCCCAGTTTCAAAAAATGCGCCCGGTACTTTTTCCGCGCGACGGTGATGCTGAAATTCAGCTTGATATCGGTGGGGGCCGCCATCTCCAGGCTCACGCTCGAATTGTCCTTATAATAAAAACCAACCGGACCGGACGGTGCGATGAATTTGCCCTTTTCATCAATAATGCCCAGCCGGTACGCGTAACTCACCAGGCAGCGGGCTCCGTTCAGGCAAAGGTCGGCTTCGCTCCCATCCTGGTTAAAATAGTGCATGGCGAACGGCAGGACATCCGATTTTTCAACCAGGATAAGCCCATCGGCTCCTACCCCCGTGTGACGGT encodes the following:
- the rocD gene encoding ornithine--oxo-acid transaminase — translated: MKKNKIYIKLTDTYSANNYHPLPVVLCRGRGAWVWDVEGKKYLDMLSAYSALNQGHCHPRILRAMTGQAKRITLTSRAFHNDQMGLFLKKLCTLAGYEKALPMNSGAEAVETAIKVARKWGYYRKRIPRDRAEIIVCRNNFHGRTTMIVGFSSEAQYRDGFGPFTRGFKMIPFNDPAALKAAITRNTAAFLMEPIQGEGGVLVPDKGYLKECFAICRRERVLFIADEIQTGLGRTGRLFAFNYEHIRPDIVIIGKALSGGFYPVSAIVCDNAIMNVLKPGDHGSTFGGNPLAAAIGTAALDVIVREKLPERAYTMGNEFMAELRKIKSPVIKEVRGKGLLIGVELTKKARPYCESLMKQGILAKETHDLVVRFAPPLVISKKELAWALPRIKKVLLSHPR
- a CDS encoding FG-GAP-like repeat-containing protein, yielding MLVVFLIFCQTTWIETTQSDFRDGWFEGNLYASIYNGGAVEFVSRWDLNGDGYLDIVVCNEQSSISYIYWGSTIGYLVRTEYPVNGAQGCEVSDVNLDGYPELFCTDPGAGSSIVRMFWGSPTGPDPSSYIDYTVPSWNESCYLNDFNKDGRIDLAIGRYSSGIGVIFYLSQTGSIIGADTFPSFNGINHLEAADFNKDSWLDLLNINGNNCAYLFWGSPQGYTPTNRTDLARPSGTPRGPAIADFDNNGYLDIVIPVWNDGDSAYVYYYDSIQFLLSAKLHPGHCLGGATTADLDNDGYLDILFLKGYGFQEFPYIYWGSATGFTDANRSPMGRSIDCSGALIADFNRDDHLDVLLCNYSVGSYDYICYGSNFAMCDSVANIRDNHSRFKEIGNTYDRTYREDYISSIYDANGIANWGTVEWDDSLPAGSAISFNIRTGDTPNPDMLWSGWIVLSNGDSIPDSLNARFAQYKAVFSYADPCFLPCLYETRISIGESAVKEHQCRQITRPQVHIVPNPAVGCVNINCYFMKEGEDIALRIYNNSGQCVASMLEKDHEKGRHTLSWSGRDDNGEKLPQGVYFVEVRQSESYLRKKIILLVP
- a CDS encoding methyltransferase domain-containing protein, with translation MKKSIKFYNEKYHFEEDFHIGIDNKRIAKYFTDIEFKKNQKYLDIGCGVGWSLKYCINKGTIPFGVDISIRSLELTKRILNFNPYLVLADGQSLPFISESFDLVSALGTLEHFDSPKKGLEEINRVIKKNGQVIIVVPNSYGILNKLGLYKGTEQEQEMMATITEWVRYIQHSGFEIHSIKKDIGPRVLKNKNLFGIIKRFLLKITVFLPTAFAYCFIFSIKKQTDKH
- a CDS encoding lysylphosphatidylglycerol synthase domain-containing protein; the encoded protein is MSKIIKKTFQILVILTIFIFLIRNLILNWIKIPFKDLHFNPFMLFLSYIFLTIHFIIYVFSWKALLKKLNVIVGFANSFWMIATSQIAKYLPGGIWYAVGRIYLAKKEKLAGENTTISVILETCLIMIAGIVIFFLLLLTKSVNIKINVIYIIIVLLISLVLLHPYLLTVIINIFLKLIKKPTVKFNISYWSLIKLSSFFLSFWIAQILGFYFLICSIYPLPLTMIFAVAVAYILSWTIGFIAIFAPGGLGIREGTMTLYLSTIMPLPVAIAISLISRIWITVFEVIVFFMGLIIQKNTKKRANTE
- the dapF gene encoding diaminopimelate epimerase, encoding MKPLFFTKMEGTGNDFVIIDNREGTVREAIGTATLPDFAIKILNRHTGVGADGLILVEKSDVLPFAMHYFNQDGSEADLCLNGARCLVSYAYRLGIIDEKGKFIAPSGPVGFYYKDNSSVSLEMAAPTDIKLNFSITVARKKYRAHFLKLGVPHCVIFVDSYDKLNVEELGRVVRNHKQFKPDGTNVNFVKEEARHLFIRTYERGIEAETMSCGSGVLASAYIATKLFITQSPVVCKTKGGELLATMKDKLYLEGPVNLIFDGIFYV
- a CDS encoding FG-GAP-like repeat-containing protein, whose product is MKISKYAFLLVVVIFSIADAGNVWIETTTEDFQDGIFNTTLYASHAAGGTVEYVPRYDLNNDGYIDIFSSSSSAISIYWGSGQGYSLSNKISFASDGTGGCEGADLNNDGYPEFIASYGNGDARLVIYWGTPSGYTYTNNFSIPTVTNEALYVSDLNKDGYLDICVATSLNFSTSSIYWGGPNGYSSTNRQDLPSVYGAHNFEASDLNKDGWIDLIIVNNNASYNYIYWGSSNGFSSANRTTLNLPGVSIPHGTTVADFNNDGWLDIVFTAVFSNGAYVFWGSENGYQNYQLLNPGSCYGGSSAVDFNADGFVDIVFFRGRTGNKPVVYWGSASGFSETNKWEFGSYISGSGGFIADLNSDCALDVFVENYEGSSQIFWGPGYTTSFTMPTNGDHHAMFREVGNTYDRQYYEDYCSSIFDAGTIVDWDRAEWDAETPAGSVLTFYVRTGNTATPDGSWSDWCEVRYGTLIPECLNARYLQYRMRLGFSTPACLPNLQEVRIFYCGAGTIAANIRIEPETINLKSQGKFSACITLPAGYNPGDINGSTITCEGAHAVFCEVTPGFLVAKFNVQDLTGVGTGPAVPFNVTGQLYNGTSFYGCDTVRVLDLDLIRIRCTPNPFQDRTAISLTPVSQRPVAVKIFNLLGELVRDLSIEGNRPTENRIVWDRKDNAGRTVPAGVYMLEVQDSGTKVTEKVVIFK
- a CDS encoding YfhO family protein, which encodes MIGGSDYLIGGYPFEKWTLGQSEMPLWYPHVFSGYPVLGQPVGGPLAPLAQLRHIVPPQVALTLSFMLMLFAAALGTYHYLKALGISKYAAAFGAIAYQFAGNLASAPMAGHLGRASSIALFPFMLYFIHKALETKKLSYFMIFSLITALAFYEGHFQLTYYALLTIAGYVIYYLIANRKNIRKHELIKVLGYGLCSIVMIAALMAVVWLPVLNSLKLVARGSARGYEYAISWALPPLELIDLMVPTFSGILDNYWGSNAFKLHTEYFGVIVLLMAVMTVILYWRKPYIKFFAFLALASILVSIGGSTPFFKMAYYVIPLFKLTRAPALAFYLAVFSFICISSIGFDNIFQKKELSKRQFLISALSTIIIFILMLLIFTPIGKNIAASREKLFEDNLGRLYQGAAWSLIIIAVCLSLIYAGIRRSFKISISALILIILSLSTQLFIVRKFLPKAPAPEKYYAVDDVSRFIKKDSSIYRVFPCVFPTPYGDVGYAHAKDAYLLYQGIQSAGGYAPNPLQRYQDLIGAGASVMFVPIRLYQYPALIDMLNLKYLIAANLPADMSAYDPGIQRTVQPIKIFLAKYRPVFAGNQYSVYQNDSVLPRAYVVGDFETMEATEVLNRLGSESFDRYSSVVLEEDPGVPHPPAKDRYVAADIKDYTANKVVCETNSPFAGFLVLADNWHPDWKVFVDGQESKLYRANYTFRAVRVEAGKHEVTFAYRSYYFALGSVITLIGIAIILAIFLPRLLWLLVSRSGALLRNRTPQPPP